CAGGATCGCGTTCTTCTTGACGATGCCGATCAGCAGGAAGATGCCGATCAGCGCGATGATCGAGAACTCCATGTGGAACATCAGCAGCGCCAGCACGGCGCCGACGCCGGCCGAGGGCAGCGTCGACAGCACGGTCAACGGGTGCACCAGGCTTTCGTACAGGATGCCCAGCACGATGTAGATGACCACGATCGCGGCCAGGATCAGCAGCGGCTGCTGCTGGTTCGATTCCTGCGCCTGCTTGGCCTGGCCTTCGAAGCTGCCGCGCACGTTGGTCGGCATGCCGATCTGGGCTTCGGCCGCGCGCACCTGGTCCTGGGCCTGCGACAGCGACACGCCGGGCGCGAGGTTGAACGAGATGGTGGTGGCGACCACGCCGTCCTGGTGGTTGACCGAGCTGGGCGTGGAGCGCTCCGAAAAGCGCGCCATCGTGGTCAACGGCACCATGGTCTTGGCGCTGGTCGACAGCGCCGAGCCGGACGAGGGGTCGCGCGCCGCGGTCAGGTTGGTGGTGCTGCCCGGTGAACCGCCGCCGCCGGACGATGCGGCGCCCGCGCCCAGCGTGCCGAGCGCGCTGCCGTTGCCGGCCCCGGCGCCGCCCGCGTTCTGGGTGGCCGGGGCGGCGCTGCCGGCGCTGCCGCTGCTCACCGAGGTGCTGGCTGAAGTGCTCACCGAGGCGCTCACCGAGCTGGTCACCGAGCCGGCGCCGCTGGCCGTGCTCGTGCCGGTGCCGCCGGTGCCCTGGGTCGCGCTGCCGGTGCCGGAGGTGGTGCCGGTGGTGCCCGGGGCGCCGGCGCTGGACACCGGCACGTAGACGTCGTTGAGCGCATTCGGCGACTGCGCGTAGCGCTGCGCTACGCCCATGATCACGTGGTACTGGTTCAGCTCATCGTAGATGTTGGCGACCTGGCGCTGGCCGAAGGCGTCGTACATCGCGTTGTCGACGTCGCGCGCGCTGATCCCCAGGCGCGCGGCGGTGGCGGTATCGATGTCGACGTAGGTTTCGACGCCGTTGTCGGCCTGGTCGGTGTCGACGTCGGTCAAGCCCTTCTGCGCTTTCATGGCGTCGGCCAGGCGCGTCGCCCATTTCTTCAGGTCGGCGCTGCTGTCGCTCTTGAGCGTGTACTGGTAGGTCGAGTTGCTCTGGCGTCCGCCCATGCGCAGGTCCTGCACCGGGTTCAGGAACAGCTGCACCCCGGTGACGTGGGCCAGCTTGGGCCGCAAGCGCGCGATCACGGCCTGGCCGCTCTCGCCCTTGGCGCGCTCGCCCACCGGTTTCAGGTTGAGGAACATGAAGCCGCCGCCGGCGCGCGAACCGCCGGTGAAGCCGACCACGGTGTCGACCGCCGGGTCGCTGGTGATGATGTTGACCAGCTGGCGCAGCTTGCCCTGCATCGCCTGGAACGAGATGCTCTGGTCGGCGCGCATGCCGCCCGCCACCTGGCCGGTGTCCTGCTGCGGGAAGAAGCCCTTGGGCGCGGCCGCGAACAGGTAGACGTTCAGGCCGACCACGAACAGCAGGATCAGCATCACCAACGGTTTACTGTCCAGCGCCCAGTCGAGCGCATGCTCGTAGCTCTTCATGACCACGCTGAAGCCGCGCTCGAAAAAGCGTCCGATGCGGCTCTGCTCGCGCTTGAGCTGGTGCTTGTGGTCTTCCTTGTCGCCCTTGAGCAGCAAGGCGCACAGCATCGGCGTGGTGGTCAGCGAGATCACCAGCGAGATCATGACGGCCACCGACAGCGTCACCGCGAACTCGCGGAACAGGCGTCCGACCTGGCCGCCCATGAACAGCAGCGGGATGAACACTGCGATCAGCGACAGGCTGATCGACAGCACCGTGAAACCGACTTCCTGGGCGCCCAGCAGGGCCGCCTTGACCTTGTCCATGCCCTCTTCGACGTGGCGGCTGGTGTTTTCCAGCACGACGATGGCGTCGTCGACCACGAAGCCGGTAGCCACCGTCAGCGCCATCAGCGACAGGTTATTCAACGAGAACCCGAGCAGGTACATCACCCCGAAGGTGCCCAGCAGCGACACCACGGTCGCCACCGCCGGCACCACGGTCGCGCGCACGCTGCGCAGGAACACGCTGACCACCAGCACCACCAGCGCGATCGAGATCATCAGCGTGAATTCGATCTCGCGCAGCGAGGCGCGGATCGAGTTGGTGCGGTCCGAGGCCACGCGCATGGTGACGTCTTCCGGCAGCTGGGCCTGCAGCTGGGGCAGCAGCGCGCGTACGCCGTCGACGGTCTCGATGACGTTGGCGCCCGGCTGGCTGGTCACCAGCACGATGATCGCCGGGCGGCCGTTGAACAGGCCGAGCGTGTGGATGTCCTCGACCCCGTCGCTGACCTCGGCGATGTCCTGCAGGCGCACCGCGGCGCCGTTGCGCCAGGCGACCACCAGGCCCTTGTAATCGGCGGCGGTGCGGCCGCCCGTCGGGGTGTTGACCTGCGAGTAGATCTGCAGGCGCTGGCCCTGCCCTTCGAGCTCGCCTTTCGGGCGGTTCGGATTGGTGGCCTGGATCGCGGCGCGGATGTCTTCGGCCGAGACCCCGTAGTTGTTCATCTGGTAGGGGATCAGGTCGACGCGCACCGCCGGCAGCGAGCCGCCGCCGATCTCGACGTCGCCCACGCCCTTGACCTGGGCCAGCTTTTGCTGCACCAGGTTCGAGACCTCGTCGTAGATCTGGCCCGGGCTGCGCGTCTTGGACGTCAGCGCCAGGATGATCACCGGCGCATCCGACGGGTTGGCCTTGCGGTAGGTCGGGTTCTGGCGCAGCGTCGACGGCAGGTCGGCGCGCGAGGCGTTGATCGCGGCCTGCACTTCGCGCGCGGCGGCGTCGATCTGGCGGTTCAGGTCGAACTGCAGGTTGATGCGGGTCTGGCCGGTGCCGCTTTGCGAGGTGATCTCGTTGACGCCGGCGATCACCGCCAGGCGCCGCTCGAGCGGCGTGGCGACCGAGCTGGCCATCGTGTCCGGGCTGCCGCCCGGCAGGTTGGCGGTGACCGAGATCGCCGGGAAGTCGACCTGGGGCAGCGGCGAGACCGGCAGCACGAAAAAGGCGCCGATGCCGGCCAGCGCCAGCCCCAGGGTCAGGAGGACCGTGGCGATCGGCCGGTTGACGAAGGGCTTCGAGAGGTTCATGCGCCGGCCCCCTGCGGATCGTCGTGCGCGCGCGCATGCGCGGGCGCGTTGGCCGGCGCCGGCGACAGCAGCGCGGCCGGTTGCGGCGTGTGCTGCGGCCTGGCGCCACCGCCGGTGCCCGGACCGGCGCCGGGTCCTTTGTCGTCGCCCGGACCCGAGCCGGGACCGTCCGGCTTGGCCGGCGCTTCGCCGCCCCAGCGGCGCGCCAGGCGGTCGAACGCCAGGTAGATCACCGGCGTGGTGAACAGCGTGAGCAGCTGGCTGACGATCAGGCCGCCGAAGATGGCCAGGCCCAACGGCCGGCGCAGCTCGGCGCCCTCGCCCCAGCCGAACATCAGCGGGATGGCGGCGAACAGTGCGGCCAGCGTGGTCATGATGATCGGGCGGAAGCGCAGCATCGCGGCCTGGTGGATCGCGGTGCGCGGGTCCTTGCCTTCGTCGCGCTCGGCCTCGATGGCGAAGTCGATCATCATGATGGCGTTCTTCTTGACGATGCCGATCAGCAGGATGATGCCGATGATGCCGATCACGCCCAGGCCCTGGCCGGTGACCAGCAGCGCGAGCAGCGCGCCGACGCCGGCCGACGGCAGCGTCGACAGGATGGTCAGCGGGTGGATGTAGCTCTCGTACAGCACGCCGAGCACGATGTACACGCACACCACCGCCGCCAGGATCAGCCACAGCTGGCTGGTGAGCGACGCCTGGTAGGCGCCGGACGCGCCCAGGAAGGTCATCGTCACCGAGGCCGGCAGATGGATCTCCTGGGCCACGTCCTTGATCGCGGCGACCGCGGTGCCGAGCTTGACGCCCTTGGCGGTGTCGAAGCCGATCGTGGTGGCCGGGTACTGCGCCACGTGGGTGATCTGCAGCGGCGCGGCCTGCTCGGTGATCGAGGCGATCGCCGACAGCGGGGTCGAGGCGCCCGAACCGGTGCGCAGCTGCAGGTTGGTCAGGGCGTCGAGCGACATCTGCGGGTCCGACTGCGCTTCCAGGATCACGCGGTACTGGTTGGTCTCGGTGAAGATGGTCGAGACGATGCGCTGGCCGAACGCGCTGTACAGGGCGTCGTCGATGTTCGAGGCGGTGACCGACACGCGCGAGGCGCTGTCGCGGTCGATGTTGACGTAGGCCGCGGCGCCGGTCGCGCCGGCATCGGTGGTCACGTTGCGCAGTTCCTTGCGCCGGCCCATCGCCTGCGACAGCCTGGTGGCCCATTCGGTCACGGTCTTGGTGTCGGCGCCTTCGATCGACAGGCGGAACTGGGTCGGGCCGGTCTCGGCGTCGATGGTCAGGTCCTGGGTCGGCTGCAGGTACAGGATGGCGCCGGCGACGTTCTGGGCGACGCGGCGGCGCAGGCGGTCCATCAGCTCGTCCTGGTCGCCGTGCTTGTCC
This genomic stretch from Massilia sp. 9096 harbors:
- a CDS encoding efflux RND transporter permease subunit; its protein translation is MNLSKPFVNRPIATVLLTLGLALAGIGAFFVLPVSPLPQVDFPAISVTANLPGGSPDTMASSVATPLERRLAVIAGVNEITSQSGTGQTRINLQFDLNRQIDAAAREVQAAINASRADLPSTLRQNPTYRKANPSDAPVIILALTSKTRSPGQIYDEVSNLVQQKLAQVKGVGDVEIGGGSLPAVRVDLIPYQMNNYGVSAEDIRAAIQATNPNRPKGELEGQGQRLQIYSQVNTPTGGRTAADYKGLVVAWRNGAAVRLQDIAEVSDGVEDIHTLGLFNGRPAIIVLVTSQPGANVIETVDGVRALLPQLQAQLPEDVTMRVASDRTNSIRASLREIEFTLMISIALVVLVVSVFLRSVRATVVPAVATVVSLLGTFGVMYLLGFSLNNLSLMALTVATGFVVDDAIVVLENTSRHVEEGMDKVKAALLGAQEVGFTVLSISLSLIAVFIPLLFMGGQVGRLFREFAVTLSVAVMISLVISLTTTPMLCALLLKGDKEDHKHQLKREQSRIGRFFERGFSVVMKSYEHALDWALDSKPLVMLILLFVVGLNVYLFAAAPKGFFPQQDTGQVAGGMRADQSISFQAMQGKLRQLVNIITSDPAVDTVVGFTGGSRAGGGFMFLNLKPVGERAKGESGQAVIARLRPKLAHVTGVQLFLNPVQDLRMGGRQSNSTYQYTLKSDSSADLKKWATRLADAMKAQKGLTDVDTDQADNGVETYVDIDTATAARLGISARDVDNAMYDAFGQRQVANIYDELNQYHVIMGVAQRYAQSPNALNDVYVPVSSAGAPGTTGTTSGTGSATQGTGGTGTSTASGAGSVTSSVSASVSTSASTSVSSGSAGSAAPATQNAGGAGAGNGSALGTLGAGAASSGGGGSPGSTTNLTAARDPSSGSALSTSAKTMVPLTTMARFSERSTPSSVNHQDGVVATTISFNLAPGVSLSQAQDQVRAAEAQIGMPTNVRGSFEGQAKQAQESNQQQPLLILAAIVVIYIVLGILYESLVHPLTVLSTLPSAGVGAVLALLMFHMEFSIIALIGIFLLIGIVKKNAILIIDFALDAERARGLSATEAVREACLLRFRPILMTTLAAALGALPLAIGFGEGSELRQPLGIAIIGGLIASQLLTLLTTPVVYVYLDKLRTKKPDEHELARQPVEHPSSVPSHS